A stretch of Imperialibacter roseus DNA encodes these proteins:
- the hppD gene encoding 4-hydroxyphenylpyruvate dioxygenase encodes MNILDHSHQNTIEAPEDFLPLLGTDYLELYVGNALQAAHYYKTAFGFQSLAFCGLETGVKDRTSYVLVQDKIRLVLTTPLRADTEIGRHIDKHGDGVKVVALWVEDAAKAFEETTARGAKPFMEPQVEKDENGEVVRSGIYTYGDTVHIFVERKNYSGVFLPGFKPWKSSYNPKPIGLKYVDHMVGNVGWGEMNQWVDFYANVMGFAQLVSFDDKDISTEYTALMSKVMSNGNGRVKFPINEPADGAKKSQVEEYLDFYNGSGIQHIAVATDDIIETVTQLQNRGVEFLNVPTTYYDDLLDRVGHIDEDLEPLKKLGILVDRDDEGYLLQIFTKPVEPRPTMFFEIIQRKGARSFGKGNFKALFEAIEREQELRGTL; translated from the coding sequence ATGAACATTTTAGATCATTCTCATCAAAACACCATTGAGGCACCGGAGGACTTTTTGCCACTTTTGGGCACCGACTATCTGGAGCTTTATGTTGGTAATGCTTTGCAGGCAGCTCACTATTACAAAACTGCCTTTGGCTTTCAGTCGCTGGCTTTTTGCGGGCTGGAGACAGGTGTGAAGGACAGGACTTCCTATGTGCTGGTGCAGGACAAAATACGCCTGGTGCTGACAACCCCCTTAAGGGCAGATACCGAAATCGGCAGACACATTGATAAGCATGGAGATGGCGTGAAGGTGGTAGCACTTTGGGTGGAAGACGCAGCTAAAGCTTTCGAAGAAACAACGGCAAGGGGAGCAAAGCCATTCATGGAGCCGCAAGTTGAAAAGGACGAAAATGGCGAGGTGGTTCGCTCAGGCATTTATACTTATGGAGACACTGTTCACATTTTTGTGGAAAGGAAAAACTATTCTGGCGTTTTTCTGCCGGGCTTTAAGCCATGGAAGAGCAGCTACAACCCTAAACCCATTGGCTTAAAATATGTTGATCACATGGTGGGCAATGTAGGCTGGGGGGAAATGAATCAGTGGGTCGATTTTTATGCCAACGTGATGGGATTTGCTCAGCTGGTGTCTTTCGATGACAAGGACATTTCTACAGAATACACTGCGCTGATGAGCAAAGTAATGAGCAATGGCAATGGAAGGGTAAAGTTCCCGATCAATGAGCCAGCCGACGGTGCGAAAAAATCGCAGGTGGAGGAGTACCTGGATTTCTATAACGGGTCAGGCATTCAGCACATAGCCGTAGCCACTGATGATATCATTGAAACGGTTACTCAGCTTCAGAACAGAGGAGTCGAGTTTCTAAATGTGCCTACTACCTACTACGACGACCTGCTCGACAGGGTAGGCCATATTGATGAAGATTTGGAACCTTTGAAGAAACTCGGGATCCTTGTCGACAGAGACGATGAGGGCTATTTATTGCAGATATTCACCAAGCCTGTGGAGCCTCGGCCGACTATGTTTTTTGAGATCATCCAAAGAAAAGGGGCCAGGTCGTTTGGAAAAGGAAACTTCAAGGCATTATTTGAAGCTATAGAGCGAGAACAAGAGCTAAGGGGGACATTGTAG
- a CDS encoding amidohydrolase family protein, with translation MKKLLLTVASGLFVFSQASAQKVDTEMIMDWEKYDPPSTLVVPEHPLTKSKYPFVDVHNHQFRMNQQDLAPLVKEMDDLNMGVMVNLSGRGRGSRGYLLEVLDNVKKNSPSRFIIFTNLDFTGIDDPEWGKKAAASLEEDVKAGANGLKIYKSLGFSVTDGSGKRVAVDDPRIDPVWAKCGELGIPVLIHSADPKSFWDDYDENNERWLELKTHPNRKRSATDPVPWEQIIQEQHNVFKKHKKTIFINAHFGWYANDLATLGKLLDEMPNMYTEIGAIIAELGRQPRAAKAFFTKYQDRILFGKDAYNPEEYYTYFRVLETADEYFPYYKRYHAFWRMYGLDLPDEVLKKVYYKNALKIIPNIDKSVFPK, from the coding sequence ATGAAGAAACTCTTACTTACCGTTGCCTCTGGTCTCTTTGTTTTCTCGCAAGCTTCGGCACAAAAAGTGGATACGGAAATGATCATGGACTGGGAGAAATATGATCCCCCATCAACACTTGTGGTGCCGGAACACCCGTTGACAAAATCGAAGTATCCATTTGTTGATGTCCACAATCACCAATTCAGGATGAATCAACAGGATCTTGCTCCTTTGGTGAAGGAAATGGACGACCTGAACATGGGCGTGATGGTCAATTTGAGTGGAAGAGGTCGGGGAAGCCGGGGCTACCTGCTGGAAGTGCTGGACAACGTAAAGAAAAACTCGCCCAGCAGGTTCATTATCTTCACCAACCTTGATTTCACAGGCATCGACGACCCTGAATGGGGCAAAAAAGCTGCGGCTTCTCTTGAAGAAGATGTGAAAGCGGGTGCTAATGGGTTGAAAATTTACAAAAGCCTGGGTTTCAGCGTGACTGATGGTTCCGGAAAAAGAGTAGCTGTAGACGACCCAAGGATCGACCCGGTTTGGGCGAAATGTGGTGAGCTGGGAATACCCGTGCTGATCCACTCTGCCGATCCAAAGTCGTTCTGGGACGACTATGATGAAAATAACGAGCGGTGGCTTGAGTTAAAAACACACCCGAACCGTAAGCGCTCGGCTACTGACCCGGTTCCCTGGGAGCAAATTATTCAGGAGCAACACAATGTTTTCAAAAAGCACAAGAAGACGATCTTCATCAATGCTCACTTTGGCTGGTACGCCAACGACCTGGCGACCCTTGGCAAGCTGCTGGATGAAATGCCTAATATGTATACCGAAATCGGTGCCATCATCGCTGAGCTAGGCAGGCAGCCAAGAGCGGCCAAAGCATTTTTCACCAAGTATCAGGACAGAATTTTATTTGGCAAAGACGCTTACAACCCTGAAGAATACTACACTTACTTCAGAGTGCTGGAAACCGCCGATGAGTACTTTCCTTACTACAAAAGGTACCATGCTTTCTGGAGAATGTATGGGCTAGATTTGCCGGATGAGGTGCTAAAGAAAGTGTACTATAAGAACGCTCTCAAAATCATTCCTAATATTGATAAGAGTGTGTTTCCTAAGTGA
- a CDS encoding c-type cytochrome domain-containing protein — protein MRVEALVKHPALVVCSFVIGVLVLGLPFIGKIEAPVIFLMLGRFHPLVLHFPIVLIILALMLELAIKFKFVPNATGLQLSLLAASAFTALIAILAGYFLFVGGEYSGELMEQHFWGATVSGAGVFFVTGLYLLSQRFQPVYPFYIGLLVLTNLSIGFTGHIGGSITHGKDYLTEYVPLIFQDEPAGSKTVEEMLVYDDMISPIFQAKCMSCHNQSRSKGGLIMSSLQSITKGGDSGLALITPEDLDQSELFNRVTLPADHDDVMPPEGQSPMSEQEIELLKYWITSGASPEQKVTALQAQPEIASVTNELLPQLARYRRKQAMAELKLKEVTNELEAVGKKLNLAIEPDSLEPGLFSLRVKFPPAPFNNDQFRELAPYNDAFSRLSIVSSSINDDGLYHISQMTNVKKLYLQKTNIDGSGFIYLMQMPNLETLNLSFTKVDDKVALDLLKFPSLKEVYLLGTKCTPQVVEALRKNKPGLKILFEEGPYF, from the coding sequence TTGAGAGTAGAAGCATTAGTTAAGCATCCGGCGCTGGTTGTTTGTTCGTTTGTTATCGGAGTTCTTGTTTTGGGATTGCCATTTATTGGCAAAATTGAGGCGCCAGTTATCTTTTTGATGCTGGGGAGGTTCCATCCTCTGGTGCTGCATTTTCCAATTGTCCTTATTATCCTGGCTTTGATGCTGGAGCTGGCTATTAAGTTCAAATTCGTTCCCAATGCCACTGGCCTTCAGTTATCGTTGCTTGCAGCCTCCGCTTTCACGGCATTGATTGCTATTTTGGCTGGCTATTTCCTTTTTGTTGGCGGAGAGTATTCGGGAGAGCTCATGGAGCAGCATTTTTGGGGAGCTACTGTGAGCGGGGCAGGCGTTTTTTTTGTAACCGGGCTGTATTTATTGTCTCAGCGCTTTCAACCGGTCTACCCATTCTATATTGGCCTCCTGGTGCTTACGAATCTATCCATAGGCTTCACAGGGCATATCGGTGGCTCCATCACACATGGCAAGGACTATCTCACCGAGTACGTTCCCCTTATTTTTCAGGATGAACCAGCAGGTAGTAAGACAGTAGAAGAGATGCTGGTGTACGACGACATGATTAGCCCAATCTTCCAGGCCAAATGCATGAGCTGCCACAATCAGTCCCGATCAAAAGGGGGACTCATTATGAGCTCCCTGCAAAGTATTACGAAAGGAGGCGACAGTGGGCTTGCACTCATTACGCCTGAAGATTTGGATCAGAGCGAGCTCTTCAACAGAGTGACCCTTCCAGCTGACCACGATGACGTAATGCCTCCGGAAGGGCAGTCACCCATGAGCGAGCAGGAAATTGAATTGCTTAAATACTGGATTACTTCTGGGGCCTCTCCGGAGCAGAAAGTGACAGCGTTACAGGCACAACCCGAGATTGCCAGCGTAACCAATGAACTGCTTCCACAGCTGGCCAGGTACCGGCGCAAGCAGGCTATGGCCGAATTGAAATTGAAAGAGGTAACTAATGAGTTGGAAGCCGTGGGCAAAAAACTTAACCTGGCCATAGAACCAGACAGCCTGGAACCAGGTCTTTTTAGCCTGAGGGTAAAATTTCCACCTGCGCCTTTCAATAATGATCAGTTCCGTGAGCTGGCGCCTTACAATGACGCTTTTAGCCGACTTTCAATCGTCTCCAGCAGTATAAATGACGATGGGCTATACCACATCAGCCAAATGACTAATGTAAAAAAGCTCTACCTCCAGAAAACAAATATTGATGGGTCAGGATTTATCTACCTGATGCAAATGCCGAACCTTGAAACACTCAACCTCTCTTTCACTAAAGTTGACGACAAGGTTGCATTGGACCTATTGAAGTTCCCAAGCCTGAAAGAAGTGTATTTGCTTGGCACCAAGTGCACGCCACAGGTGGTCGAAGCACTTAGAAAGAACAAGCCGGGATTGAAGATTCTTTTTGAAGAGGGGCCGTACTTTTAG
- a CDS encoding DUF1552 domain-containing protein, with the protein MSKKWQISRRRMLKGVGACMALPFLDAMALPGMSSPVPSKSPLRTAFIVMPNGVHPHHWTPAAVGRGYEFTQQLLPLKHLQDDFLVLGELMNMNSLRTADGHYTKTANLLTSTRIRQTTGDNINSGGVSIDQVIANHVGGDTLFPSLEYGLDRIATGVDINVGLTRLYASSISWKTATQPLTKEIDPKMAFDRLFGRYVPGAKIKNDPWKQSVLDAVLDDAKSLKRNLGRSDQDKLTEYLDSVYSLEKRISDGANQEKFAANLTGDVKKELIRLNQNIEEYAEVRSGVDVTEKTRMMLDIMALAFWSDASRVSTFLFGNSVSNRNFSFLPGVNDGHHSISHHMDDEKKLAQYVKITQWHMEQYAYFIEKLKSMKEGESNVFDNSMIMFSSDLRDGNRHSPRNLPVLLAGRAGGRIKPGQNLIYEKETPLANLYVTMLEALNIEKTSFADSTGKLANILA; encoded by the coding sequence ATGAGCAAGAAGTGGCAAATATCCAGAAGACGAATGCTAAAAGGGGTGGGTGCCTGCATGGCCTTACCTTTTCTCGACGCCATGGCGCTACCTGGCATGAGCTCCCCGGTTCCGTCTAAGTCCCCGTTGAGAACAGCCTTTATTGTGATGCCAAACGGCGTGCACCCTCACCACTGGACGCCGGCTGCTGTTGGCCGGGGTTATGAGTTTACCCAACAGCTGCTGCCACTCAAGCACCTGCAAGATGATTTTCTCGTGCTGGGAGAGCTGATGAATATGAATTCGCTTAGAACGGCAGACGGTCACTACACCAAAACTGCCAATCTTCTTACTTCTACCAGAATCCGGCAGACTACTGGTGACAATATCAACAGCGGAGGCGTTTCTATCGACCAGGTCATCGCCAATCACGTAGGCGGAGATACATTGTTTCCTTCGTTAGAATACGGCCTGGATCGCATTGCTACCGGCGTGGACATCAACGTGGGGCTGACGAGATTGTACGCCTCAAGTATCTCCTGGAAAACAGCAACGCAACCGCTAACCAAGGAGATCGATCCAAAGATGGCATTCGACAGATTATTTGGGAGGTATGTTCCCGGGGCGAAAATTAAAAACGATCCGTGGAAGCAAAGTGTGCTCGACGCCGTGCTGGATGATGCGAAAAGCCTCAAGAGAAACCTTGGCAGGTCAGACCAGGATAAACTGACGGAATACCTTGACTCTGTTTACAGTCTGGAGAAAAGAATTTCCGACGGAGCTAATCAGGAAAAGTTTGCGGCCAACCTGACCGGCGACGTTAAAAAGGAACTGATTCGCCTGAACCAGAACATTGAAGAATATGCGGAGGTGCGCAGCGGAGTGGACGTGACAGAAAAGACCCGCATGATGCTGGACATCATGGCGCTGGCCTTCTGGAGCGACGCTTCCCGGGTAAGCACCTTTTTGTTTGGCAACTCGGTGAGCAACCGTAATTTCTCCTTCCTCCCTGGCGTAAACGACGGCCACCATTCCATTTCCCACCATATGGACGATGAGAAGAAGCTGGCGCAATATGTCAAGATCACCCAGTGGCACATGGAGCAGTACGCCTACTTCATTGAAAAGCTGAAATCGATGAAGGAAGGTGAAAGCAATGTGTTCGACAACTCCATGATCATGTTCAGTTCTGACCTGCGGGACGGCAACCGACACTCACCCCGCAACCTGCCCGTGCTTTTGGCTGGCAGGGCTGGGGGAAGAATTAAACCAGGGCAAAACCTGATCTATGAAAAAGAAACCCCTTTGGCCAATCTTTATGTGACCATGCTGGAGGCACTGAACATTGAAAAGACCAGCTTTGCCGACAGCACCGGCAAATTGGCAAACATACTGGCATAG